Proteins found in one Physeter macrocephalus isolate SW-GA chromosome 17, ASM283717v5, whole genome shotgun sequence genomic segment:
- the WWP2 gene encoding NEDD4-like E3 ubiquitin-protein ligase WWP2 isoform X4 has translation MIQEPALPPGWEMKYTSEGVRYFVDHNTRTTTFKDPRPGFESGTKQGSPGAYDRSFRWKYHQFRFLCHSNALPSHVKISVSRQTLFEDSFQQIMNMKPYDLRRRLYIIMRGEEGLDYGGIAREWFFLLSHEVLNPMYCLFEYAGKNNYCLQINPASSINPDHLTYFRFIGRFIAMALYHGKFIDTGFTLPFYKRMLNKRPTLKDLESIDPEFYKSIIWIKENNLEECGLELYFIQDMEILGKVTTHELKEGGESIRVTEENKEEYIMLLTDWRFTRGVEEQTKAFLDGFNEVAPLEWLRYFDEKELELMLCGMQEIDMSDWQKNTIYRHYTKNSKQIQWFWQVVKEMDNEKRIRLLQFVTGTCRLPVGGFTELIGSNGPQKFCIDKVGKETWLPRSHTCFNRLDLPPYKSYEQLKEKLLYAVEETEGFGQE, from the exons ATGATCCAGGAACCAGCTCTGCCCCCAGGGTGGGAGATGAAGTACACCAGCGAGGGGGTGCGTTACTTCGTGGACCACAATACCCGCACCACCACCTTTAAGGATCCTCGCCCAGGGTTTGAGTCTGG GACGAAGCAAGGTTCCCCTGGTGCCTATGACCGAAGTTTTCGGTGGAAGTATCACCAGTTCCGTTTCCTCTGCCAT tCAAATGCTCTCCCCAGCCATGTGAAGATCAGCGTTTCCAGGCAGACACTTTTTGAGGATTCTTTCCAACAG ATCATGAACATGAAGCCCTATGACCTGCGCCGCCGGCTCTACATCATCATGCGTGGCGAGGAGGGCCTGGACTATGGAGGCATTGCCAG AGAGTGGTTTTTCCTCCTGTCCCACGAGGTGCTCAACCCCATGTACTGTTTATTTGAATATGCCGGGAAGAACAATTACTGCCTGCAGATCAACCCCGCCTCCTCCATCAACCCCGACCACCTCACCTACTTCCGCTTCATTGGCAGATTCATTGCCATG GCTCTGTACCATGGAAAGTTCATCGATACAGGCTTCACCCTCCCTTTCTACAAGCGGATGCTAAACAAGAGACCAACCCTGAAAGACCTGGAATCCATCGACCCCGAATTCTACAAATCTATCATCTGGATCAA AGAGAACAATCTGGAAGAGTGCGGCCTAGAGCTGTACTTCATCCAGGACATGGAGATCCTGGGCAAGGTGACAACCCATGAGCTGAAGGAAGGTGGTGAGAGCATCCGAGTGACAGAGGAGAACAAGGAAGAGTACATCAT GCTGCTGACTGACTGGCGTTTCACCCGGGGCGTGGAAGAGCAGACCAAGGCCTTCCTGGATGGCTTCAACGAGGTGGCCCCCCTGGAGTGGTTGCGCTACTTTGACGAGAAAGAGCTGGAG CTGATGCTGTGCGGCATGCAGGAGATAGACATGAGCGACTGGCAGAAGAACACCATCTACCGGCACTATACCAAGAACAGCAAGCAGATCCAGTGGTTCTGGCAG GTGGTGAAGGAGATGGACAACGAGAAGAGAATCCGGCTGCTGCAGTTTGTCACTGGGACCTGCCGCCTGCCTGTTGGGGGATTCACCGAACTCATTG GTAGCAATGGACCACAGAAGTTTTGCATTGACAAGGTTGGCAAGGAAACCTGGCTGCCCAGAAGCCACACCTG TTTCAACCGGCTGGATCTGCCACCATACAAGAGCTATGAACAGCTGAAGGAGAAGCTGCTGTATGCCGTCGAGGAGACCGAGGGCTTTGGACAGGAGTAA